A genome region from Pseudomonas sp. S06B 330 includes the following:
- a CDS encoding TPM domain-containing protein — protein MRLLHWLLLLALLIVTPLRAEPSFPTLTGRVVDNAGLLDASSREQLDRMLTGHEQATGEQVVVVTVNDLQGLPIEDFGYQLGRHWGIGQKGKDNGALLIVAPQVRKLRIEVGYGLEERLTDAQASVIINGIITPAFRRGEFSQGIVQGTAAILQVLGGNPLAEPSRAQGGSDEEGAPAWAVGLFVLLIIVVFAAQSMGLGGGRGGRGGMGGMGGGFGGGYGGFGGGGGGGGFSGGGGGFGGGGSSGGW, from the coding sequence ATGCGTCTGTTGCACTGGTTGTTGCTGCTGGCGCTGTTGATTGTCACTCCGCTGCGCGCCGAGCCCAGCTTCCCAACCTTGACCGGGCGGGTGGTGGACAATGCCGGATTGCTTGACGCCAGCAGCCGCGAGCAGCTTGACCGCATGCTCACAGGCCATGAACAGGCCACTGGCGAGCAGGTCGTGGTGGTCACGGTGAATGATCTGCAAGGCTTGCCCATCGAGGATTTTGGCTATCAACTCGGTCGCCACTGGGGGATCGGCCAGAAGGGCAAGGACAACGGCGCGCTGTTGATCGTTGCACCGCAGGTGCGCAAGCTGCGCATCGAGGTCGGCTATGGCCTCGAAGAGCGCCTGACCGATGCCCAGGCCTCGGTGATCATCAACGGCATCATCACCCCGGCGTTTCGGCGGGGTGAGTTCAGCCAGGGCATCGTCCAGGGGACTGCAGCGATCCTTCAGGTACTGGGCGGCAATCCCTTGGCCGAACCGTCACGGGCCCAGGGTGGTAGTGATGAAGAGGGCGCTCCAGCCTGGGCCGTCGGCCTGTTTGTGCTGCTGATCATCGTCGTCTTCGCTGCGCAGTCCATGGGCTTGGGCGGCGGGCGCGGTGGCCGTGGCGGCATGGGTGGCATGGGCGGTGGTTTCGGTGGTGGCTATGGCGGCTTTGGGGGGGGCGGTGGCGGCGGTGGATTCAGTGGCGGTGGAGGCGGCTTCGGTGGCGGTGGCTCTTCCGGTGGCTGGTAA
- a CDS encoding class I SAM-dependent methyltransferase, which produces MSDSPTAQAAPDARAQFLSLLATSLQQNALIKLVLARHVGTEQALQRIIAKPLMVKGQACLSFVYRYQTRDITRNLANEEALALVAELLPGSFRNAHLLSLSDEAQLEFSKKGKPMLHRSAVQQERQAAAGEHDREKKRYLELSRPFLHDLGVTDKQQALIPAMSRKWKQINKFIEVFSHALNSAPLAADQSLRVADFGSGKGYLTFAIHDYLRNTLQREAQVTGVELRPDMVELCNGAAARLEHPGLVFECGDVRSVVPSTIDVMIALHACDIATDYAIHTGIRCGAAIIMCSPCCHKQIRPQLHSPGLLKPMLQYGLHLGQQAEMLTDSLRALYLEACGYETKVFEFISLEHTNKNKMILAVKRQTPVDSTALLEKIQQLKAFYGVKEHCLETLLRADGFFVEAGLASDAGAA; this is translated from the coding sequence ATGTCCGATTCCCCCACCGCCCAGGCCGCGCCGGATGCGCGTGCGCAGTTTCTGAGCCTGCTCGCCACCAGCCTGCAACAGAACGCGCTGATCAAACTGGTGCTGGCGCGCCATGTCGGCACTGAACAAGCCTTGCAGCGGATTATCGCCAAACCCTTGATGGTCAAGGGGCAGGCCTGCCTGTCGTTTGTCTACCGTTACCAGACCCGCGACATCACCCGGAACCTGGCCAATGAAGAAGCCCTGGCGTTGGTGGCTGAACTGTTGCCGGGCTCGTTTCGTAATGCCCACCTGTTGAGCCTGAGCGATGAAGCGCAGCTGGAGTTCAGCAAGAAGGGCAAGCCAATGCTCCATCGCAGTGCCGTGCAGCAGGAGCGTCAGGCTGCGGCGGGTGAGCATGACCGGGAGAAAAAGCGCTACCTGGAACTGAGTCGGCCGTTCTTGCATGACCTGGGGGTCACTGACAAGCAGCAGGCCTTGATCCCGGCGATGTCACGCAAGTGGAAACAGATCAACAAGTTCATCGAAGTGTTTTCTCATGCACTGAACTCGGCGCCGCTGGCCGCCGATCAATCCTTGCGCGTGGCTGACTTCGGCTCGGGCAAGGGTTACCTGACCTTCGCCATTCACGATTACCTGCGCAATACCTTGCAGCGTGAGGCCCAGGTCACCGGCGTCGAGTTGCGTCCGGACATGGTCGAGTTGTGCAATGGCGCTGCCGCCCGCTTGGAGCATCCGGGGCTGGTGTTCGAGTGCGGTGATGTGCGCAGCGTGGTACCTAGCACCATCGATGTGATGATCGCCCTGCATGCCTGTGACATCGCTACCGATTACGCGATCCACACCGGTATTCGTTGTGGTGCAGCGATCATCATGTGTTCACCGTGCTGCCACAAACAGATACGCCCGCAACTGCACAGCCCGGGTCTGCTCAAGCCGATGCTGCAGTATGGACTGCACTTGGGGCAGCAGGCCGAGATGCTTACCGACAGCCTGCGCGCGTTGTACCTGGAGGCCTGTGGCTACGAGACCAAGGTGTTCGAGTTCATCTCGCTTGAGCACACCAACAAGAACAAGATGATCCTTGCGGTGAAGCGCCAGACGCCGGTGGATTCAACGGCGTTGCTGGAGAAGATCCAGCAGCTCAAGGCATTCTACGGGGTCAAGGAACACTGCCTGGAAACCTTGCTACGTGCCGATGGTTTTTTTGTGGAAGCTGGCCTTGCCAGTGATGCAGGCGCTGCGTAA
- a CDS encoding TPM domain-containing protein, translating into MTLLSEFEQRQVAEAIAQVERRTDAELVTVLATRADDYAYIPLLWASLLALLVPGAVYYLGGWISVDGLLIAQWLTFIALCLLFRLPSLTTRLIPRSVRHWRASNLARRQFLEQNLHHTAGSTGVLIFVSEAERYVEIIVDEGISRRLDNQVWDAIVQRFTEQVRQGQTLQGFVTCIEACGRVLTEHVPLTHERNELPNRLVVLA; encoded by the coding sequence ATGACATTGCTCAGTGAATTTGAACAGCGCCAGGTGGCCGAGGCAATTGCTCAGGTCGAGCGACGCACTGACGCCGAACTGGTGACAGTCCTGGCAACCCGCGCCGACGACTACGCCTATATCCCATTGCTTTGGGCCAGCCTGTTGGCCTTGCTGGTGCCTGGTGCGGTGTATTACCTGGGCGGCTGGATTAGCGTCGACGGCTTGCTGATTGCCCAGTGGCTGACCTTCATTGCCCTGTGCCTGTTGTTTCGCTTGCCCAGCCTGACAACGCGGCTGATCCCCCGATCGGTACGCCATTGGCGCGCCTCGAACCTGGCCCGGCGGCAGTTTCTCGAGCAGAACCTGCACCACACCGCAGGCAGTACCGGGGTGCTGATCTTCGTCAGTGAGGCCGAGCGCTATGTTGAAATCATCGTTGATGAAGGCATTTCGCGGCGTCTGGACAACCAGGTCTGGGACGCTATCGTCCAGCGCTTTACCGAACAGGTACGCCAGGGCCAGACCTTGCAGGGTTTTGTCACCTGCATTGAGGCCTGTGGGCGGGTATTGACCGAGCATGTGCCCTTGACCCATGAGCGTAACGAACTGCCCAACCGTCTGGTGGTGTTGGCGTGA
- a CDS encoding LemA family protein translates to MQVIQFKGAKVWLLLVLTSLLAGCGINNIPNYDEQVKAAWAQVQNQYQRRADLIPNLVETVKGYAKQEQETLTAVIEARAKATSIQVDASTLDDPQKLQQFQQAQSQLTGALSRLMVVSERYPDLKSNQNFLALQSQLEGTENRIAVARKDFIAAVQRYNTEIRTFPGRLWHTVMYSNLPLRENFEATASDADKAPEVKF, encoded by the coding sequence ATGCAGGTCATCCAGTTCAAGGGCGCAAAGGTGTGGCTGTTGCTGGTGCTCACCAGTCTGTTGGCCGGTTGCGGAATCAACAACATTCCCAACTACGATGAGCAGGTCAAGGCCGCCTGGGCCCAGGTGCAGAACCAGTATCAGCGCCGCGCTGACCTGATCCCCAACCTGGTGGAAACGGTCAAAGGCTATGCCAAACAGGAGCAGGAAACCCTGACTGCGGTCATTGAAGCACGGGCCAAGGCCACCTCGATTCAGGTCGATGCCAGCACCCTGGACGATCCGCAGAAGTTGCAGCAATTCCAGCAGGCGCAGTCGCAACTGACCGGTGCGCTCAGCCGCCTGATGGTGGTCTCCGAGCGTTATCCGGACTTGAAGTCGAACCAGAACTTCCTGGCCTTGCAATCGCAGCTTGAAGGCACGGAAAACCGCATTGCCGTAGCGCGCAAGGATTTCATCGCTGCGGTGCAGCGCTACAACACCGAGATTCGCACCTTTCCTGGTCGCCTGTGGCACACCGTGATGTACAGCAACCTGCCGCTACGGGAAAATTTCGAGGCCACTGCCAGCGATGCAGACAAAGCGCCTGAAGTGAAATTCTGA
- the bglX gene encoding beta-glucosidase BglX, which produces MNKLCLLGLLVSLASQSAFADTPADPLKNKQVFIADLMGQMTLDEKIGQLRLISIGPEMPREMIRKEIAAGRIGGTFNSITRAENRPMQDAAGRSRLKIPMFFAYDVIHGHRTIFPISLALASSWDMDAIAKVGRVSALEAASDGIDMTFAPMVDIARDPRWGRTSEGFGEDTYLVSRISKVMVESFQGKSPAEPTSLMASVKHFALYGAVEGGRDYNTVDMSPTKMFNDYLPPYRAAIDAGAGGVMVALNSINGVPATSNTWLMHDLLRKDWGFKGVTVSDHGAITELVRHGVARDGREAAKLAIKAGIDLSMNDSLYGEQLASLLNAGEINQADIDNAVREVLGAKYDMGLFADPYRRIGNASDDPADTYADSRLHRAEARDVARRSLVLLENREQTLPLKKSGTIALVGPLADAPIDMMGSWAAAGRPQQSVTVREGMRQVLGDKAKVIYAKGSNVTHDKAILDYLNFLNFDAPEIIDDPRPAAVLIDEAVKAAKQSDVVVAVVGESRGMSHESSSRTTLEIPAAQRELIKALKATGKPLVLVLMNGRPLSLSWEREQADAILETWFSGTEGGNAIADVLFGDYNPSGKLAITFPRSVGQIPMYYNHLSIGRPFTPGKPGNYTSQYFEEPNGPLYPFGYGLSYSDFSLSPLTLSSKTLKKGQTLEASVRVKNTGKRDGETVVQLYVQDIAASMSRPVKELKNFQKVMLKAGEERTLRFQINEDDLKFYNTQLQWAAEPGEFNVQVGLDSQTVQQQRFELL; this is translated from the coding sequence ATGAACAAGCTGTGTTTGCTGGGCCTCCTCGTCAGCCTGGCCAGTCAGTCGGCCTTTGCCGACACCCCTGCAGATCCGTTGAAGAACAAACAGGTATTTATTGCCGACCTGATGGGCCAGATGACCCTGGACGAGAAAATCGGCCAGTTGCGCCTGATCAGCATCGGCCCGGAAATGCCTCGCGAAATGATTCGCAAAGAAATCGCAGCGGGGCGCATCGGCGGTACGTTCAACTCGATCACCCGCGCCGAGAACCGTCCGATGCAGGACGCAGCCGGGCGCAGTCGCCTGAAGATTCCGATGTTCTTCGCCTATGACGTGATCCACGGCCACCGCACGATCTTCCCGATCAGCCTGGCCCTGGCCTCGAGCTGGGACATGGACGCAATCGCCAAGGTCGGCCGAGTCTCTGCGCTGGAAGCGGCCTCCGACGGTATCGACATGACCTTCGCGCCCATGGTCGATATTGCCCGAGATCCGCGTTGGGGCCGCACCAGCGAAGGCTTTGGTGAAGACACCTACCTGGTCTCGCGCATCTCCAAGGTCATGGTCGAGTCCTTCCAGGGCAAAAGCCCGGCAGAGCCGACCAGCCTGATGGCCAGCGTCAAGCACTTCGCCTTGTACGGCGCCGTTGAAGGCGGGCGCGACTACAACACGGTCGACATGAGCCCGACCAAGATGTTCAACGACTATCTGCCGCCCTACCGCGCCGCCATCGATGCTGGCGCCGGTGGCGTGATGGTCGCGTTGAACTCGATCAACGGCGTACCCGCCACGTCCAACACCTGGTTGATGCACGACCTGCTGCGCAAGGACTGGGGCTTCAAGGGCGTGACTGTCAGCGACCACGGGGCAATCACCGAACTGGTGCGCCACGGCGTCGCCCGTGATGGCCGTGAAGCGGCAAAACTGGCTATCAAGGCCGGCATCGACCTGAGCATGAATGACTCGCTGTACGGTGAACAACTGGCCAGCCTGCTCAACGCCGGCGAAATCAACCAGGCGGACATCGACAATGCCGTGCGCGAAGTCCTCGGTGCCAAGTACGACATGGGTCTGTTCGCCGACCCGTACCGTCGCATCGGTAACGCCAGCGACGATCCGGCCGACACCTACGCCGACAGCCGCCTGCATCGCGCCGAAGCCCGTGATGTGGCGCGCCGTAGCCTGGTATTGCTGGAGAACCGCGAGCAGACCCTGCCGCTGAAAAAGTCCGGCACCATCGCCCTGGTCGGTCCATTGGCCGATGCACCCATCGACATGATGGGCAGTTGGGCCGCCGCTGGCCGCCCGCAGCAGTCGGTGACCGTGCGGGAAGGCATGCGCCAGGTGCTCGGTGACAAGGCCAAGGTGATCTACGCCAAAGGTTCCAACGTTACCCACGACAAGGCGATCCTCGACTACCTTAACTTTCTCAACTTTGATGCCCCGGAAATCATCGATGACCCACGACCGGCCGCCGTACTGATCGACGAAGCCGTCAAAGCAGCCAAACAATCCGATGTAGTGGTTGCCGTAGTCGGTGAGTCACGGGGCATGTCCCATGAATCGTCGAGCCGCACCACCCTGGAAATCCCGGCAGCCCAACGCGAGTTGATCAAAGCGTTGAAAGCCACCGGCAAGCCGCTGGTGCTGGTGCTGATGAACGGCCGACCGCTGTCGCTGAGCTGGGAGCGCGAGCAAGCCGATGCCATCCTCGAGACCTGGTTCAGTGGCACCGAAGGCGGCAATGCCATTGCCGACGTGCTGTTTGGCGACTACAACCCGTCGGGCAAACTGGCCATCACCTTCCCACGCTCGGTGGGGCAGATCCCGATGTACTACAACCACCTGAGCATTGGCCGCCCCTTCACCCCGGGCAAGCCTGGCAACTACACCTCGCAATACTTCGAGGAACCCAACGGCCCGCTCTACCCGTTCGGCTACGGCTTGAGCTACAGCGATTTCAGCCTGTCGCCGTTGACCCTGTCGAGCAAGACCCTGAAAAAGGGCCAGACCCTCGAAGCCAGCGTGCGGGTCAAGAACACTGGCAAGCGTGACGGCGAAACCGTGGTGCAGCTGTACGTCCAGGACATCGCCGCGTCAATGAGCCGCCCAGTGAAGGAGTTGAAGAACTTCCAGAAAGTCATGCTCAAGGCCGGTGAAGAACGCACCCTGCGCTTTCAGATCAATGAAGATGACCTGAAGTTCTACAATACCCAGTTGCAGTGGGCAGCCGAGCCCGGCGAGTTCAATGTCCAGGTCGGACTGGACTCCCAGACCGTGCAGCAACAGCGCTTCGAATTGCTGTAA